A window from Solanum stenotomum isolate F172 chromosome 5, ASM1918654v1, whole genome shotgun sequence encodes these proteins:
- the LOC125866106 gene encoding O-fucosyltransferase 6-like: MKNRKHHRETAVFVGFPIILLCRRRSNIFQLVPFFTALSVVVLILFVLMSYIAPPIDSRHDQFISLFYNGTEPRRNLLEEQVIQEPMGEGRLSRDIWNSKKSNFYHGCSIASDEFPTAEVNTLPNRYLLIATSGGLNQQRTGIIDAVVAAHILNAVLVIPKLDQQSYWKDSSNFSEIFDVDWFISYLSKDVKIIKDLPRMGNELIIPHKTRVPRKCNAECYQTRIQPILNKKHAVQLTKFDYRLSNHLDTELQKLRCRVNYHALKFTDPIIQMGKKLVERIRKKSQHFLALHLRFESDMLAFSGCYYGGGDKERRELGKIRKRWKTLRVTNPDKERKNGKCPLTPEEVGLMLRALGFGNDVHIYIASGEIYGGEETLAPLKGFFPNCYTKETLASKEELAPFSSFSSRMAALDFIVCDESDVFVSNNNGNMARMLAGRRRYFGHKPTIRPNAKKLYKMFTDRNNMTWEEFASHVQKQQIGFMGDPMEVKPGRGEFHENPSACICEDTNVQAREDVIIPQSPAMIFGEGTDSAADGTRRSFGEVTDRRIIEDEQYWFDTDYMENEVGGIQSIGGATISLRELNI, from the exons ATGAAGAACAGAAAACATCACCGTGAAACGGCGGTGTTTGTAGGATTTCCGATCATTCTTCTATGCCGGAGACGTAGCAACATTTTCCAGcttgttcctttttttactGCTTTATCCGTTGTTGTTCTCATTCTATTTGTGTTGATGTCTTATATAGCTCCTCCAATTGATAGCCGCCATGATCAGTTCATCAGCTTG TTCTATAATGGAACGGAGCCCCGAAGGAACCTGCTTGAAGAACAAGTGATTCAGGAACCA ATGGGAGAAGGGAGATTAAGCCGAGATATATGGAATTCAAAGAAATCGAATTTCTACCATGGTTGCAGTATTGCCAGTGACGAGTTTCCAA CTGCTGAGGTTAATACACTTCCTAATAGGTACTTGTTGATTGCAACTAGTGGAGGCTTGAATCAACAGAGAACAGGG ATTATTGATGCTGTTGTTGCTGCTCATATCTTGAATGCCGTCCTTGTAATTCCAAAGCTGGACCAACAATCCTATTGGAAGGATTCAAG CAACTTCTCCGAAATTTTTGATGTCGACTGGTTTATTTCGTATCTCTCAAAGGATGTCAAAATTATTAAGGATCTCCCTAGAATGGGAAATGAACTCATAATTCCGCACAAAACACGTGTTCCAAGGAAGTGCAATGCTGAGTGTTATCAGACTCGTATCCAgccaattttaaataaaaagcaT GCTGTTCAGTTAACAAAGTTTGATTACAGACTCTCCAATCATTTGGATACGGAGCTACAGAAGCTGAGATGTAGAGTCAACTATCACGCACTGAAGTTTACTGATCCCATAATTCAAATGGGAAAAAAATTGGTTGAAAGGATAAGAAAGAAAAGCCAGCACTTCCTTGCGCTGCATCTAAG GTTTGAATCAGATATGCTAGCATTCTCTGGATGCTACTATGGTGGAGGAGACAAGGAAAGGCGAGAACTGGGTAAAATACGAAAGAGGTGGAAGACATTACGT GTAACAAACCCagataaagaaagaaagaacggAAAATGCCCACTAACTCCTGAGGAAGTTGGCCTTATGCTTAGAGCACTTGGTTTTGGTAATGATGTTCATATTTATATTGCATCAGGGGAAATCTATGGGGGCGAGGAGACGTTGGCTCCTCTCAAGGGTTTCTTTCCAAATTGTTATACCAAAGAGACACTTGCCAGCAAGGAAGAGCTGGcaccattttcttctttttcttccagGATGGCTGCTTTAGATTTCATTGTTTGTGATGAGAGTGATGTCTTTGTTTCAAATAACAATGGAAATATGGCACGAATGCTTGCCGGACGAAG GCGATACTTCGGTCACAAGCCAACCATCCGTCCAAATGCTAAGAAGCTTTATAAGATGTTTACGGATAGAAATAACATGACATGGGAAGAATTTGCCTCACATGTTCAAAAACAGCAAATAGGTTTCATGGGAGACCCAATGGAGGTAAAGCCAGGCAGGGGCGAGTTTCATGAAAATCCATCAGCATGCATTTGTGAAGACACCAATGTCCAGGCTAGAGAAGATGTAATTATTCCCCAAAGTCCTGCCATGATCTTTGGAGAAGGTACTGATTCTGCTGCTGATGGTACCAGGAGATCTTTTGGAGAAGTGACCGATAGACGCATTATTGAGGATGAGCAATATTGGTTTGATACAGATTACATGGAGAATGAAGTTGGAGGAATTCAGAGCATTGGCGGAGCCACAATTTCACTAAGGGAGTTGAATATATGA